In Hippoglossus hippoglossus isolate fHipHip1 chromosome 24, fHipHip1.pri, whole genome shotgun sequence, a single genomic region encodes these proteins:
- the si:ch211-202p1.5 gene encoding endothelin-1 yields MDVSYVWLLTASLMLFHQNQASAVSVTSPPAKEGPLVQLNHTAHRREKRCSCENQKDKECIFFCHIGIVWVNSPSRVVPYGFGSVRLRRELRRCFCTNTQDHECMSFCSVHTQTEGENTEVKKTTDQQLKRHRGAFWEKRSRHTVKHQT; encoded by the exons ATGGACGTCTCTTACGTTTGGCTCCTCACTGCGTCTCTGATGTTGTTCCACCAGAACCAAG CCTCCGCCGTCTCCGTTACAAGCCCCCCAGCGAAGGAGGGCCCCCTGGTGCAGCTCAACCACACGGCCCACCGGCGAGAGAAACGCTGCTCATGTGAGaaccagaaagacaaagagtgCATCTTCTTCTGCCACATCGGCATCGTCTGGGTCAACAGCCCGAG CCGCGTGGTTCCGTACGGATTCGGATCAGTGCGACTCAGGAGGGAGCTCAGACGCTgcttctgcacaaacacacaggaccACGAGTGTATGAGCTTCtgctctgtacacacacaaacaga AGGGGAAAACACGGAGGTGAAGAAGACGACTGACCAACAACTGAAGAGACACAGaggtgcattctgggaaaaAAGGAGCcgacacacagtcaaacaccaGACCTGA